A single window of Leeuwenhoekiella sp. MAR_2009_132 DNA harbors:
- a CDS encoding arylesterase translates to MASTSCKNTNESQPETQSDSISTTESNGVEKDTTLKTILFFGDSLTAGYGLDDPDDAFPGLIQDKIDSLGISYQVVNAGISGETTSGGKNRLDWILETNIDIFVLELGANDGLRGIPVAETKANLQYIIDEVKAQKPTAKIVLTGMQLPPNLGTEYTADFKALFYDLAEQNNIALVPFLLENVGGIARLNQADGIHPTAEGHKILAANVFPVLRPLLKSNSTD, encoded by the coding sequence ATGGCATCAACATCTTGTAAAAATACAAATGAATCCCAGCCTGAAACACAATCAGATAGTATTAGCACTACTGAATCTAATGGTGTAGAAAAAGATACGACACTCAAAACAATTTTATTTTTTGGAGACAGTCTTACCGCAGGTTATGGGCTTGACGACCCTGACGATGCCTTCCCGGGATTAATACAAGACAAAATAGATAGTCTGGGTATTTCATATCAAGTAGTAAATGCGGGTATTAGTGGGGAAACCACCTCTGGGGGTAAAAACAGATTAGACTGGATTTTAGAAACAAACATTGATATTTTTGTCTTAGAATTAGGCGCTAATGATGGTTTGCGTGGTATTCCTGTTGCTGAAACTAAAGCAAATCTACAATACATTATAGATGAGGTGAAAGCTCAAAAACCTACTGCAAAAATTGTACTTACCGGTATGCAACTACCTCCTAATTTAGGTACAGAATACACTGCAGATTTTAAAGCTCTTTTTTATGACTTAGCAGAACAAAACAATATAGCGCTAGTGCCATTTTTACTAGAAAATGTAGGCGGTATAGCACGTTTAAATCAGGCTGACGGAATACACCCTACCGCAGAAGGACATAAAATACTTGCAGCTAATGTTTTTCCGGTTTTAAGACCGCTATTAAAATCAAATTCAACTGATTAA
- a CDS encoding MFS transporter, whose amino-acid sequence MNSKESNLEQLYDYLNDEEDARTCKAIDDKACKETPKNYFLLLVSNMLTSLGDTLSNPKTVLTWVMSYVNAPVMLISFIVPIRESGSMLPQLFIAHYIRQKPVRKYVWVLGSVLQFIAIAGIGFVALSFEGSAAGWLIIVCLVAFSLARGLCSIAFKDVLGKTIPKQKRGKLKGYTASVSGILVLAAGLFILYKSKENVGIEFYSYLIFFASALWLIAALIYANIKEFPGETEGGKNGFKEALSRLSLLKEDKQFRNFVITRSLLLCSALTAPFYVLLAQRYVGKEAYLLGLFIIANGVASIISAPVWGKMADKSSKKVMTYSAILTASLGLLIVGIIQFIPAWRDEVWLYPVAFFILGIAHQGVRLGRKTYIVDMAEGNRRTDYVAVSNTLIGFILLITGGISALAALISVEGIIAILSGLGILGAIKSATLPNVE is encoded by the coding sequence ATGAATTCTAAAGAATCTAATCTTGAGCAGCTCTACGATTATCTAAACGACGAAGAAGATGCAAGAACGTGTAAGGCCATAGACGACAAGGCTTGTAAGGAGACTCCTAAAAATTATTTTTTATTGCTTGTAAGTAATATGCTTACCTCACTTGGCGATACGCTAAGTAACCCTAAAACAGTTCTAACCTGGGTGATGAGTTATGTTAATGCTCCCGTTATGCTTATAAGTTTTATCGTACCCATACGAGAATCAGGCTCTATGCTTCCGCAGTTATTTATAGCGCACTATATTAGACAAAAACCGGTGCGCAAATATGTTTGGGTTTTGGGTTCTGTATTGCAATTTATAGCAATTGCCGGTATAGGCTTTGTCGCTTTATCCTTTGAAGGTAGCGCAGCCGGTTGGCTCATTATAGTTTGTTTAGTAGCCTTTAGTCTGGCACGCGGCCTCTGTTCTATTGCATTTAAAGATGTTTTAGGGAAAACAATCCCCAAGCAAAAGCGTGGAAAATTAAAGGGGTATACTGCGTCAGTAAGTGGAATTTTAGTTCTTGCTGCCGGACTTTTTATTCTTTATAAATCAAAAGAAAATGTGGGCATTGAATTTTACAGTTATCTCATCTTTTTCGCCTCAGCGTTATGGCTAATTGCAGCGCTTATTTATGCAAATATTAAAGAATTTCCCGGTGAGACTGAAGGAGGTAAAAACGGTTTTAAGGAAGCATTAAGCAGATTAAGTCTTTTAAAAGAAGATAAACAATTCCGCAATTTTGTAATTACAAGATCTTTATTGCTGTGCTCTGCTCTCACCGCTCCCTTCTATGTGCTATTAGCGCAACGTTATGTGGGTAAAGAAGCGTATTTACTCGGTTTGTTTATAATTGCTAATGGGGTCGCATCTATCATAAGTGCTCCAGTTTGGGGCAAAATGGCTGATAAATCAAGTAAAAAAGTAATGACCTATTCTGCGATTCTTACCGCAAGTTTAGGCTTACTAATTGTTGGAATTATTCAGTTTATACCTGCCTGGCGTGATGAGGTATGGCTCTACCCCGTAGCCTTTTTTATTTTAGGCATTGCACATCAAGGCGTACGACTGGGTAGAAAAACTTATATCGTAGATATGGCTGAAGGCAATCGCCGTACAGATTACGTTGCAGTAAGCAATACACTTATAGGTTTTATTCTTTTAATAACCGGTGGTATTAGCGCTTTAGCTGCATTGATTTCGGTAGAAGGTATAATCGCAATTCTTTCTGGTTTAGGTATTTTAGGTGCTATAAAAAGTGCCACATTGCCTAACGTAGAATAA
- a CDS encoding ABC transporter permease, whose translation MSKSIKNQAGTYWLFKMAWRDFRASAGKLSLFMLSIVLGIAAIVSIQSFGETLKTNIALQSKGLMGADFKIDSDSELTDEALFIVDSLGGADAKEITFASMALFPANEATKLVQVRGISKGFPFYGKLETTPESAAINYEEQRGALIDATVMLQLNIKTGDSIKLGAVTLPVLGALKAIPGSNAVFSAIAPPVVIPYEVIAETGLVQVGSRIDYEYYFKSPQTDLTKLELAVSDRLDAVEADLDTHLATSERLGNRYANFGKFLNLVGFIALLLGCVGIASATTIYIREKLKSVAVLKCLGASNKQAFLIYLIQIAVLGLVGGILGTLAGLFLQQLFPLLLKDLLPVDVTLTFSWLVIVMGIVTGVFMSVLFALYPLLNTLQVSPLQALRVTETGTLSRKTALGVTLAILVFVFLFALWLLQDWRYALGFLAGILVTFSILAGIARVFMRALRRYFPTSWSFTSRQSLRNLFRPKNQTVILILAIGVGSFLISTLYFTKDILLAQAALDGNTESANMILLDVQKDQMAQLVTTLENNGLDALDQIPIVTMRVQSINGRTNTDLKLDSTSQINRWILNHEFRTTYRDSLISSEVLQEGTFTARMTPQLKKTPISVSDNFAQDAQVALGDEVVFNVQGKLITTTIGSIRTVDWSRMQLNFSIVFPAGVLENAPQFGVITTNVANDKASAAIQRVLVTKYPTLSILDLRQVLNVIEELLTKISYIINFMAFFSILIGIIVLLGAVRTSKFQRIRESVLLRTMGAKGRQILKIQGLEYLYLGIIGSLSGILLSLIGSLLLAYFVFDTSFVPSWIPFFVLLPGITLLVLAIGLSNSRSVIKSSPLEVLRKA comes from the coding sequence ATGTCTAAATCTATTAAGAATCAGGCAGGAACCTACTGGTTATTTAAAATGGCCTGGAGAGATTTTAGGGCAAGTGCAGGAAAGTTAAGTCTGTTTATGCTTTCAATTGTTCTGGGTATCGCCGCTATCGTTTCTATTCAGTCTTTTGGAGAAACGTTAAAAACAAATATTGCGCTGCAGTCTAAAGGTTTAATGGGTGCAGATTTTAAAATAGATAGCGACAGCGAACTTACAGATGAAGCTTTATTTATCGTAGATTCTCTGGGAGGTGCAGACGCAAAAGAAATTACGTTTGCTTCTATGGCATTGTTTCCTGCCAATGAAGCTACAAAACTCGTTCAGGTACGTGGTATTTCTAAAGGGTTTCCTTTCTACGGAAAATTAGAAACCACACCGGAATCAGCTGCTATAAATTATGAGGAGCAACGAGGAGCATTAATTGATGCTACCGTGATGTTACAATTAAATATTAAAACCGGCGATAGTATAAAACTAGGGGCTGTAACCTTGCCGGTATTAGGAGCATTAAAAGCCATTCCTGGAAGTAATGCAGTATTCAGTGCAATAGCACCACCGGTCGTGATTCCTTATGAGGTAATTGCAGAAACCGGACTTGTGCAGGTGGGAAGTCGTATTGATTATGAATATTATTTTAAATCACCTCAAACTGATTTGACTAAATTAGAATTAGCTGTATCAGATCGTTTAGACGCAGTAGAGGCAGATCTCGACACCCATTTAGCAACAAGTGAACGATTGGGAAATCGCTATGCTAATTTTGGTAAGTTTTTAAATCTGGTAGGTTTTATTGCTTTGCTCTTAGGCTGTGTAGGGATTGCCAGCGCCACTACGATCTATATACGTGAGAAATTAAAATCTGTAGCCGTTCTTAAATGTCTGGGCGCTTCAAATAAACAGGCTTTTCTTATCTATCTAATACAAATAGCCGTTTTAGGTCTTGTGGGTGGTATTTTAGGAACACTTGCCGGTTTGTTTTTACAGCAGCTATTTCCGCTACTATTAAAAGATTTACTCCCTGTAGATGTAACATTAACGTTCTCGTGGCTGGTTATTGTAATGGGAATCGTAACCGGTGTTTTTATGTCTGTACTTTTTGCGTTATACCCATTGCTAAACACCTTACAGGTTTCTCCGCTTCAGGCATTACGAGTAACAGAAACGGGTACACTATCGCGTAAAACAGCACTGGGCGTAACCCTTGCAATCCTTGTATTTGTATTCTTATTTGCACTTTGGCTATTGCAAGACTGGAGGTATGCCTTAGGATTTTTGGCAGGTATTTTAGTCACCTTTAGTATTCTGGCAGGAATAGCACGTGTATTTATGCGTGCACTTCGTCGTTATTTTCCCACTTCGTGGAGCTTTACCTCGAGACAAAGTTTACGTAATTTATTCAGGCCAAAAAATCAAACAGTTATTCTTATTCTAGCTATTGGCGTGGGTTCTTTTTTAATAAGTACGCTCTATTTTACAAAAGACATTTTATTAGCTCAGGCCGCTTTAGATGGTAATACCGAAAGTGCTAATATGATTTTGCTCGATGTGCAAAAAGACCAAATGGCACAGTTGGTAACTACTTTAGAAAACAACGGTTTAGATGCTTTAGATCAAATACCCATCGTAACAATGCGGGTTCAAAGTATTAATGGTAGAACCAATACAGATCTTAAACTAGATAGTACAAGCCAAATAAACAGATGGATTCTTAATCACGAATTTAGAACCACATATAGGGATTCGCTAATCTCTTCAGAGGTTTTGCAAGAAGGAACATTTACAGCGCGAATGACTCCTCAACTTAAAAAAACTCCTATTTCGGTGAGTGATAATTTTGCACAAGATGCTCAGGTAGCACTTGGAGATGAAGTTGTTTTTAATGTGCAGGGCAAATTAATAACTACAACAATAGGCAGTATACGTACCGTCGACTGGAGTAGAATGCAATTAAATTTTTCAATAGTATTCCCGGCAGGAGTTTTAGAAAATGCGCCACAATTTGGTGTAATTACTACAAATGTGGCTAATGATAAAGCTTCCGCAGCTATACAGCGTGTGTTAGTGACAAAATATCCTACGTTATCAATTTTAGATTTACGACAGGTACTTAATGTTATTGAAGAATTGCTTACTAAAATTAGCTACATTATTAATTTTATGGCATTTTTTAGTATTCTAATAGGTATCATTGTCCTTTTAGGAGCGGTACGTACCAGTAAATTTCAGCGTATACGAGAAAGTGTTCTTTTACGTACGATGGGAGCAAAGGGTCGTCAAATATTAAAAATACAGGGCTTAGAATATTTATATTTAGGTATTATAGGTTCTTTGTCGGGTATACTTTTATCCTTAATAGGCAGTTTGTTACTGGCATATTTTGTTTTTGATACCAGCTTTGTTCCCTCGTGGATTCCATTTTTTGTTTTACTACCGGGAATCACACTTTTAGTTTTAGCGATAGGCCTCAGTAACAGTAGAAGTGTTATTAAAAGTTCGCCACTCGAAGTACTGCGGAAAGCTTAA
- a CDS encoding ABC transporter ATP-binding protein, which produces MTSILKISNLEKSYTSGSKKLTVLEDINFSITEKETFSIVGPSGSGKTTLLGICAGLDKPDSGTVTLNGTVLSSLSEDERAALRNKYVGFVFQDFQLLATLTALENIAIPLELQGSKNALSKAKTLLEKVGLGDRGNHYPSQLSGGEQQRVALARAFANDPKILFADEPTGNLDAETGEKVVELLFELNKELGTTLVLVTHDMDLAKKTQNILTIKGGKIASLTNTVHV; this is translated from the coding sequence ATGACTTCCATATTAAAGATTTCAAATTTAGAAAAAAGCTATACTAGTGGCTCTAAAAAGCTCACTGTACTTGAAGATATTAACTTTAGTATAACAGAAAAAGAGACTTTTTCTATCGTTGGCCCATCAGGAAGTGGTAAAACAACGCTTTTAGGTATTTGTGCAGGCCTCGATAAGCCAGATTCGGGCACGGTAACGTTAAATGGTACTGTACTTAGTAGTCTTTCTGAAGATGAACGAGCAGCGCTGCGTAACAAATACGTAGGTTTTGTTTTTCAGGATTTTCAGCTTTTGGCAACGCTAACAGCATTAGAAAATATTGCAATTCCGTTAGAATTACAAGGTTCTAAAAATGCATTATCTAAAGCAAAAACGCTTTTAGAGAAAGTAGGTTTAGGAGATCGGGGAAACCATTATCCCTCTCAATTATCTGGAGGTGAGCAGCAACGTGTTGCACTGGCTCGAGCATTTGCAAACGATCCTAAAATATTATTTGCAGATGAGCCTACCGGAAATCTCGATGCAGAAACCGGTGAAAAGGTAGTAGAATTACTTTTTGAACTCAATAAAGAATTAGGTACCACCCTTGTGTTGGTTACTCACGATATGGATTTGGCAAAAAAAACACAGAACATTCTTACTATAAAAGGGGGTAAAATAGCAAGCTTAACAAATACAGTCCATGTCTAA
- a CDS encoding NAD(P)/FAD-dependent oxidoreductase has protein sequence MNIPKTQEPRIVIIGGGFGGINLIKKLKKTKYQVVLLDKRNFHTFQPLLYQVSTSGLEPESIAYPLRKLIRNQKNMHFRLAEVNHIDTTLKKIRTDIGDLSYDHLVIATGTRTNFFGNKTIEDNAIWMKSLPQALNIRSLMFENLERANRTEDPVKRKELLRFVIAGAGPTGVELSGALAELRSNVLQADYPDMDTSEIEIHLIEGANRVLPPFSEYSSKKAHKFLENMGVTIHLETFVANYENNRVTTKGDLILDTATFIWSAGVTGASISGFEETALLPKLNRYKVDRYNKIAGFKDIYAIGDIALMETEAFPKGHPQVAQPAIQQGKNLATNFKNMLKNKELKPFSYFDKGSMATIGRNKAVVDIGKIHFGGFFAWFIWMFIHLWFLVGFRNRVVTFFNWTYSYINFDKAARLIIRPFKQNKIIAEED, from the coding sequence ATGAATATTCCTAAAACTCAGGAACCACGTATAGTAATTATAGGCGGAGGTTTTGGAGGGATTAATCTTATAAAAAAACTCAAGAAAACAAAATACCAGGTAGTTTTACTTGACAAGCGAAATTTTCACACCTTTCAACCGCTTTTGTATCAGGTTTCTACATCGGGTCTGGAGCCCGAATCTATCGCATATCCCTTACGTAAACTTATACGCAATCAAAAAAATATGCATTTCCGCCTTGCGGAAGTAAACCATATAGATACTACTCTTAAAAAAATACGTACAGATATAGGTGATTTAAGTTATGATCATCTCGTAATTGCCACGGGAACGCGTACAAATTTCTTCGGAAATAAAACCATCGAGGATAATGCAATCTGGATGAAAAGCCTTCCGCAGGCATTAAACATACGTAGTTTAATGTTTGAAAATCTGGAGCGTGCAAATCGTACTGAAGATCCCGTAAAACGAAAGGAATTATTACGTTTTGTAATTGCAGGAGCAGGACCCACCGGTGTTGAATTGAGTGGAGCCTTAGCAGAATTACGCTCTAATGTATTACAGGCAGATTATCCTGATATGGATACCAGTGAGATTGAAATACATCTTATTGAAGGTGCAAACCGAGTGTTACCACCGTTTAGTGAATACTCATCAAAGAAAGCGCATAAGTTTCTTGAGAATATGGGCGTAACTATTCATCTAGAGACGTTTGTTGCTAATTATGAAAATAACCGCGTTACCACCAAGGGTGATTTAATTTTAGACACAGCAACATTTATCTGGTCTGCCGGGGTTACAGGTGCTTCTATTTCCGGCTTTGAGGAAACTGCATTACTGCCTAAACTTAATCGTTATAAAGTTGACCGTTATAACAAAATTGCAGGATTTAAAGATATTTATGCAATAGGAGATATTGCACTTATGGAAACTGAAGCTTTCCCTAAAGGGCATCCTCAAGTAGCACAGCCCGCAATTCAGCAAGGAAAAAATTTAGCGACAAACTTTAAAAATATGCTGAAGAATAAGGAGTTAAAACCCTTCAGTTATTTTGATAAAGGGTCTATGGCAACTATAGGTCGTAATAAAGCCGTTGTAGATATAGGTAAAATACATTTTGGAGGCTTCTTCGCCTGGTTTATCTGGATGTTTATTCACCTGTGGTTTTTAGTTGGTTTTAGAAACCGTGTAGTGACCTTTTTTAACTGGACGTACAGCTACATCAACTTTGACAAAGCTGCACGTTTAATCATAAGACCTTTTAAACAGAATAAAATTATTGCGGAAGAAGATTAG
- a CDS encoding PEP/pyruvate-binding domain-containing protein translates to MQKILRFALVLSLLTAITTSAQEYSTASIEKTISEFKNDARGPYLRIRWFCEDGTMREPKDPCPDGVDGVQHASYKEITKNLAERNQLYFAEILAAADPKKFWDASNNHSRLKQYQLGKYLQSVDDGWILQRAQYYRGAIQSEDEEAWGIDFYKNLLKQDDAVEANYYLIRQSLKDIPHSGDDNIAQRMRSESKVIAELFPKFMDARVKIHGQPDVSDIALVQQFQQKYQDQLSPKINTEFDNLLVTLNEYYAPINLQSLKNQISSLKSEPEVKKQLLQFTTTITNDTPAEKVIPEISDLLCNIRTQITQIKRSEDRLTILDISLKLEEMLLKKAPSWEPKDLRGLLDKIYHLSYATAGTGLTEVWEWEEIAATLAPIKYTNVSLAELNTMLNTSRNVVQWSAAMVKATYDSDVEKYTAFEPLAAGFIDDRVRSSIALPLGKAVSELGDLVSQKSNLENKVMRIENQSAIHGLNPGYAMGELVVVPGNPDAVEVSSKKIYIFKRPPSDLKPVAGIATVDEGNLVSHVQLLARNLGIPNAALIDSNLEALQEFNGKEVFYAVSNKGTVILKLAEDMSKEEKQLFSQEERKQTKIAVPVEKIRLDLKNILNMRDIDASASGKLAGPKAANLGELKKMFPEHVVEGLVIPFGIFRDHMDLPMPGQSVSYWEFLTDMFASAEKQRTAGTSESQVEAFQLKQLATLRTAIAEMKLKPSFITELRNSFVTNFGKPIGQTPVFLRSDTNMEDLKEFTGAGLNLTLFNVVEEQKILDGIKSVWASPYTERSFKWRQVYLSNPENVFPSILVIPSVDVDYSGVMITKGINEGVDEDLTVAFSRGAGGAVDGQAAETRLVTDKDNRLLAPARQPDYIRLPSTGATKKYMTTFENPILNSQNIESLREVANEIRSKTPQETGSDYVGAYDVELGFQDNKLWLFQIRPFVENKNALSNGYLDSISPKTNEEAFIDLDTQL, encoded by the coding sequence ATGCAAAAAATCTTACGTTTTGCTCTTGTTTTATCGCTATTAACAGCAATTACAACAAGCGCACAAGAATATTCTACCGCCAGTATAGAAAAGACAATTAGTGAATTTAAAAATGACGCCAGAGGTCCTTATTTGCGTATACGCTGGTTCTGTGAAGATGGCACAATGCGCGAACCTAAAGACCCGTGTCCTGATGGTGTAGATGGGGTGCAGCACGCCAGTTATAAAGAAATCACTAAAAACCTAGCAGAACGCAATCAACTGTATTTTGCTGAAATTCTCGCAGCCGCAGACCCTAAAAAGTTTTGGGATGCTTCAAATAATCACAGTCGTTTAAAACAATATCAACTGGGTAAATATTTACAAAGTGTTGATGATGGGTGGATTTTACAAAGAGCTCAATACTATCGCGGTGCAATACAATCTGAAGATGAAGAAGCCTGGGGAATAGATTTTTATAAAAATTTATTAAAGCAGGATGATGCTGTTGAAGCTAACTATTATCTCATACGCCAATCTTTAAAAGATATACCACACTCAGGTGATGATAATATCGCACAGCGTATGCGTAGTGAATCTAAAGTTATCGCAGAGTTATTTCCCAAGTTTATGGATGCCCGCGTAAAAATACACGGCCAGCCAGATGTAAGTGATATTGCATTAGTACAACAATTTCAGCAAAAATATCAAGATCAGCTATCACCTAAGATTAACACAGAGTTTGATAATTTGCTTGTTACACTTAATGAGTACTATGCTCCTATCAATTTACAGAGTTTAAAAAATCAAATCTCGAGCTTAAAAAGTGAGCCCGAAGTAAAGAAGCAATTGTTACAATTTACTACAACAATAACAAACGATACTCCTGCAGAAAAAGTAATTCCTGAAATAAGTGATTTATTGTGCAACATACGTACGCAAATTACTCAGATTAAAAGATCAGAAGACCGTCTAACCATTTTAGACATTTCTTTAAAATTAGAAGAAATGCTTCTTAAGAAAGCGCCATCTTGGGAGCCTAAAGATTTACGTGGTCTACTAGACAAAATATATCATTTATCTTATGCAACTGCGGGAACAGGCCTAACTGAAGTATGGGAATGGGAAGAAATTGCCGCAACATTAGCGCCCATAAAATATACAAATGTTTCACTGGCTGAATTGAATACTATGCTTAACACAAGCCGCAATGTCGTACAGTGGAGCGCCGCAATGGTAAAAGCAACCTATGATAGTGATGTAGAAAAATATACCGCATTTGAGCCACTGGCAGCAGGTTTTATAGACGATCGCGTGCGTTCTTCTATTGCGCTACCTTTAGGTAAAGCAGTAAGCGAATTGGGAGATTTAGTCTCTCAAAAATCTAATCTGGAGAACAAAGTAATGCGCATTGAAAACCAAAGCGCTATTCACGGTTTAAATCCCGGTTATGCAATGGGCGAACTTGTCGTTGTACCCGGTAACCCGGATGCTGTAGAAGTTTCTAGTAAAAAAATATACATTTTTAAAAGACCACCATCAGATCTTAAACCGGTTGCAGGTATTGCCACTGTAGATGAAGGAAATCTGGTTTCACACGTACAATTACTTGCACGTAATCTGGGTATTCCTAACGCAGCACTTATAGATTCTAATCTAGAGGCATTGCAAGAATTTAATGGTAAAGAAGTTTTTTATGCCGTTTCTAATAAAGGAACTGTGATTTTAAAACTTGCTGAAGATATGTCTAAGGAAGAAAAGCAACTTTTCTCTCAAGAAGAGCGTAAGCAGACTAAAATTGCCGTGCCTGTTGAAAAAATTAGACTTGATCTCAAGAATATACTCAATATGCGCGACATTGACGCTTCTGCAAGCGGAAAGTTAGCAGGACCAAAAGCAGCAAATTTAGGAGAACTTAAAAAAATGTTTCCCGAGCATGTGGTTGAAGGTCTGGTAATTCCATTTGGGATTTTTAGAGATCATATGGATTTGCCAATGCCGGGTCAAAGTGTAAGCTACTGGGAGTTTCTTACCGATATGTTTGCTTCCGCAGAAAAACAACGAACTGCAGGCACTTCAGAAAGTCAGGTTGAAGCTTTTCAGCTAAAACAATTGGCAACGCTACGCACCGCTATTGCAGAAATGAAATTGAAACCCTCTTTTATCACCGAATTGCGAAACTCATTTGTAACGAACTTTGGTAAACCTATAGGTCAAACTCCGGTGTTTTTGCGTAGCGATACTAATATGGAAGATCTTAAAGAGTTTACAGGAGCGGGCTTAAACCTGACGTTGTTTAATGTGGTTGAAGAACAAAAGATTCTAGACGGAATAAAATCAGTCTGGGCTTCCCCCTATACCGAACGTAGTTTTAAATGGAGACAGGTTTATTTATCTAATCCTGAGAATGTATTTCCTTCTATATTAGTAATACCCAGTGTAGATGTTGATTATTCTGGTGTAATGATCACTAAAGGAATTAATGAAGGTGTTGATGAAGATTTAACGGTGGCGTTTAGTCGTGGTGCTGGTGGTGCAGTAGATGGCCAGGCGGCAGAAACCCGTTTAGTTACTGACAAAGACAATCGCCTTCTAGCTCCTGCGCGTCAACCCGATTATATACGATTACCATCAACCGGAGCTACAAAAAAGTACATGACTACATTTGAAAACCCTATACTCAATTCTCAAAATATTGAAAGTTTGCGTGAAGTTGCTAACGAGATTCGCTCGAAAACTCCGCAGGAGACGGGTTCAGATTATGTAGGGGCTTATGATGTAGAATTAGGATTTCAGGATAATAAATTGTGGCTGTTTCAGATACGTCCTTTTGTAGAAAATAAAAATGCCTTAAGCAACGGGTATCTTGATTCGATATCGCCTAAAACAAATGAAGAAGCCTTTATAGATCTCGACACCCAATTATAA
- a CDS encoding RNA polymerase sigma factor, whose protein sequence is MDPKLEKEFVTQLEANQNIVHKICRLYTHDQESHNDLFQEITIQLFKAYPKFRGDSKFSTWMYRVGLNTSITLYRKSKRSVRTQDYDSVMFKIASTEYDNTVEEQLKLMYSAIRQLSDIDKALVFLYLEDKPYSEISETLGITEVNARVKMNRVKGKLKDLLNV, encoded by the coding sequence TTGGATCCAAAACTTGAAAAAGAATTTGTAACCCAGCTTGAAGCAAACCAAAATATCGTACATAAAATCTGTAGATTATATACGCACGATCAGGAGTCACATAACGATTTGTTTCAGGAGATTACAATACAATTATTTAAGGCGTACCCTAAATTTAGAGGAGACTCAAAATTTAGTACCTGGATGTACCGGGTGGGACTCAATACCTCAATAACTCTTTATCGTAAATCAAAACGTAGTGTACGTACACAGGATTATGACAGTGTTATGTTTAAGATTGCGAGTACAGAATATGATAATACCGTAGAAGAACAATTAAAACTTATGTATTCAGCAATACGCCAGCTTAGCGATATAGACAAAGCGCTGGTTTTTTTATATCTCGAAGATAAACCCTACAGCGAGATTTCAGAAACTTTAGGTATAACCGAAGTAAATGCAAGGGTTAAAATGAATCGTGTAAAAGGCAAGTTGAAAGACTTATTAAATGTGTAG
- a CDS encoding alpha/beta hydrolase, which yields MKSIRLAASLVVAVFVTSCSSVKHTDINYLKSKYSASTEEPTLNIFQPKDSTKQHDVLIFVHGGNWNSGSKNTYSVLGRNFAKNDYVTVIPGYTLSPFANYDTMTQQITEAILWTKENITNYGGNPDRIFLMGHSAGGHLIALATMNPKYLNDDSLVKGLIFDDAAALDQFKYLQENPPTGEDYYDVTWTKNPEEWRNASPYYFLDENTPPILTYLGTKTIPSLYYYNDLFHQKLLEFQPQAKLITLNKKHVPMVTQFFWPLSTRFKEIKEFTEGIK from the coding sequence ATGAAATCGATTCGATTAGCCGCATCACTTGTAGTCGCAGTTTTTGTTACCAGTTGTTCTTCAGTAAAACATACTGATATAAATTACTTAAAGTCTAAATATTCAGCTTCAACTGAAGAACCTACCCTTAATATTTTTCAGCCTAAAGATTCAACAAAGCAGCACGACGTACTAATTTTTGTACACGGCGGCAATTGGAATAGCGGTTCAAAAAATACCTACTCTGTATTAGGTCGTAATTTTGCCAAAAACGACTACGTAACCGTAATTCCCGGTTATACCCTGAGTCCTTTTGCTAACTACGACACAATGACCCAACAAATTACCGAAGCTATTTTATGGACGAAAGAAAATATTACTAACTATGGGGGTAATCCAGATCGCATTTTTCTAATGGGACATTCTGCCGGAGGTCATTTAATCGCTTTAGCGACTATGAATCCAAAATATTTAAATGATGATTCACTTGTAAAGGGCCTTATTTTTGACGATGCCGCTGCACTTGATCAGTTTAAATATCTACAGGAAAATCCGCCTACAGGTGAAGATTACTATGACGTGACCTGGACTAAAAATCCTGAAGAATGGCGTAATGCTTCACCCTATTATTTTCTCGATGAGAACACCCCTCCTATTCTAACCTATTTAGGAACTAAGACCATCCCCTCATTATATTATTATAATGATCTTTTTCATCAAAAACTTCTAGAATTTCAGCCGCAGGCTAAACTCATTACGCTAAATAAAAAACACGTACCTATGGTGACTCAGTTTTTCTGGCCTTTAAGTACGCGTTTTAAAGAAATTAAAGAATTTACAGAGGGTATTAAATAA